A region from the Mucilaginibacter sp. CSA2-8R genome encodes:
- a CDS encoding glycoside hydrolase 43 family protein, which produces MMRFKYLLLYLLIHSVFTTQKAHAQSWTADNGNGTYTNPLFYDEFSDPDLIRVGTEYYITGTTMHSVPGLPVLHSTDLVNWKLVSYAMPRFDDSDDFNLRNGKEAYGQGIWAPCIRYHEGTFYIFSNINRHGLQVFTSKSPAGPWKQHDLKRPIYDLSVLFDSNKIYIVYGQTEIRMIELKPDLSGFEPNTDRLLIDRTQAMGEGNHIYKINGKYYITNADGGRLQCARSANIYGPYETTVISAKETMGTSLGWFTNDIGQSTPVPAPDDKINTVKRNGQLLESIPMHQGGIVDMPDGRWWGFSMMDFRSVGRTTFLSPVTWKDGWPYFGIEGNLGRSPKTWYKPNNTATPHAPYVRSDDFRQVHLADAWQWNHNPVNTHWQLKPGELQLHTLPAKDFLWAHNTLTQRGVGPVSQATVVLNASHLKNGDIAGLGLMNIPYAWVAVLRQGNQYILRFFDQYKHQTIDKPLKSPKVSLRAYGDFDNDISQLSYSANGTQFESLGDSVRLPYQLKTFQGTRFALFAYNTQGKEGGYAAFSKFMMDEPLADRSKNLPIGKTITLTNLADRRMVRADTHGMLVPGHIYRPDEKDSAYTFKVLDRGNGRVVLQAMNGTGFVTITGQGMAADVRLIKQESAASLFMWQDMLRGECMLLSLHTNRFVGLNPNTGELYGADWPGTLPGKKDGTVFSWKEVTP; this is translated from the coding sequence ATGATGCGCTTTAAATACTTACTGTTATACTTATTGATTCACAGCGTCTTTACCACACAAAAAGCCCATGCACAATCCTGGACGGCCGACAATGGTAACGGTACCTACACCAACCCTTTATTTTACGACGAATTTTCGGACCCCGACCTGATACGGGTAGGTACTGAATATTACATTACCGGCACTACCATGCACAGCGTGCCCGGCCTGCCTGTGCTGCACTCAACCGATTTGGTGAACTGGAAACTGGTGAGCTACGCCATGCCCCGTTTTGATGACAGTGATGATTTTAACCTGCGCAATGGCAAAGAGGCTTACGGGCAAGGCATCTGGGCGCCCTGCATCCGCTACCACGAGGGTACGTTTTACATTTTTTCCAATATAAACCGCCACGGTCTGCAGGTATTTACCTCTAAAAGTCCAGCTGGCCCATGGAAACAGCACGACCTTAAACGGCCCATTTATGACCTTTCGGTACTATTCGACAGTAACAAAATTTACATTGTTTACGGGCAAACCGAAATCAGGATGATTGAGCTGAAACCCGACCTGAGCGGCTTTGAGCCCAATACCGACAGGCTGCTCATTGACCGCACGCAGGCAATGGGCGAGGGTAACCACATTTATAAGATAAACGGCAAATACTACATCACCAATGCCGATGGCGGCCGTTTGCAGTGCGCACGGTCGGCCAATATTTATGGCCCGTACGAAACTACCGTCATCAGCGCCAAAGAAACCATGGGCACCTCGCTCGGCTGGTTTACTAACGATATAGGCCAGAGCACGCCCGTACCCGCGCCTGATGATAAAATTAACACGGTAAAACGCAACGGGCAACTGCTGGAATCGATACCCATGCACCAGGGCGGCATTGTGGATATGCCTGATGGCCGCTGGTGGGGATTTTCGATGATGGATTTTCGCTCGGTAGGGCGCACCACATTCTTGTCGCCGGTTACCTGGAAAGACGGTTGGCCGTATTTTGGCATCGAGGGCAACCTGGGCCGTTCACCCAAAACCTGGTACAAACCCAACAATACGGCCACGCCGCACGCCCCCTACGTGCGCAGTGATGACTTTAGGCAGGTACACTTGGCTGATGCCTGGCAATGGAACCATAATCCCGTTAACACCCACTGGCAACTTAAACCCGGCGAACTGCAGCTACATACCCTGCCGGCTAAAGACTTTTTATGGGCGCACAACACCCTTACCCAGCGCGGCGTTGGTCCCGTTAGCCAGGCTACGGTAGTACTCAACGCTTCGCACTTAAAAAACGGCGACATAGCCGGGTTAGGACTGATGAACATCCCATACGCCTGGGTAGCAGTGCTGCGCCAGGGCAACCAGTACATCCTGCGTTTTTTTGACCAGTATAAGCATCAAACTATTGATAAGCCGCTAAAATCGCCCAAAGTAAGCCTACGGGCCTACGGCGACTTTGATAACGATATTAGCCAGTTGAGCTACAGCGCCAACGGCACCCAGTTTGAAAGCCTGGGCGATAGCGTACGCCTGCCTTACCAGCTTAAAACGTTTCAGGGCACACGCTTTGCCCTTTTTGCGTACAACACGCAGGGTAAAGAGGGCGGCTATGCAGCCTTCAGTAAATTTATGATGGACGAACCCCTGGCCGACCGCTCTAAAAACCTGCCCATCGGCAAAACGATTACCCTAACCAACCTGGCCGACCGCCGCATGGTGCGGGCCGACACGCACGGCATGCTCGTACCCGGCCACATTTACCGCCCCGACGAAAAAGACAGCGCCTATACCTTTAAAGTGCTCGACCGAGGTAATGGCAGGGTAGTGCTGCAGGCTATGAATGGTACCGGCTTTGTCACCATTACCGGCCAGGGCATGGCGGCCGATGTGCGCCTCATTAAACAAGAAAGCGCGGCCAGCCTATTTATGTGGCAGGATATGCTGCGCGGCGAGTGTATGCTGCTATCGCTGCACACCAACCGCTTTGTAGGCCTCAACCCCAACACCGGCGAACTATATGGCGCCGACTGGCCCGGCACCCTCCCTGGGAAGAAAGATGGCACCGTGTTTAGCTGGAAGGAAGTAACGCCATGA
- a CDS encoding YtxH domain-containing protein, with protein MKIPFKSNNNQALIITAVTLVTAAAVALAYLFATESGKETRKQLEDAVEEGSEHAQDYLEAKTHQLKKKKTDLHELEDLVKDH; from the coding sequence ATGAAAATTCCGTTTAAAAGTAATAACAACCAAGCACTGATCATCACGGCAGTAACCTTGGTAACCGCAGCTGCTGTTGCACTGGCTTATTTATTCGCGACCGAATCGGGCAAAGAAACGCGCAAGCAATTAGAGGACGCAGTAGAAGAAGGCAGCGAACATGCTCAAGACTACCTGGAAGCCAAAACCCATCAACTAAAAAAGAAAAAGACCGATCTGCACGAGTTGGAAGACTTAGTGAAAGATCATTAA
- a CDS encoding glycoside hydrolase family 97 protein, translating into MNISPKKTFIAAAALLCLMGYNTAHGQKKNSFTLTSPNGKIKVVLHNDYRAGNDSAASAAFDVYYKNGGSFAPVMQNNQLGLSTADQQFKNIDLKNAGWVKRLSENYRMLTGKRSLCTNEATEQAFTFANGAGKQLQVVFRLYNDGVAFRYQLQASGMSQVNVKDEYTTYHIPQQTARWIQKYDPAYEEFFPYSTDGKGIKSQQWAYPALFKANGKEVYYLLSEAGNSEVNAAARLINAADLNTYKVTYPEPRKDFNQQGGMAPLPWASQWHTIILGSLATVVQSTLINDVSNPNQLKDTSWIKPGSVAWVYWAYNHGSRDYKRVVEYVDLAEKMTWPYVLIDWEWDVMTNGGTMEDAVKYAQSKGIKPMLWYNSGTTEWATATPIDRMRTREKRLKEFAWLNKIGVYGVKIDFFAGDQQDMMKLYLEILKDAADHHLMVDFHGATIPRGWSRTYPNLMTVEAVRGAEWYNNNDELTSKAAVHNTTLPFTRNVVGPMDYTPVTFTNSQHPHTTSYGHELALSVVFESALQNFADRPSAFYDLPDDPKNFLKTVPTAWDETRLLSGYPGNHVVIARRSGSNWYIGGLNGLDNAQTLQFSLSFLKTKQGKLTIIKDGDNDKSFNTQTLSVTPGQPVKIDCLPRGGFVAVVKQ; encoded by the coding sequence ATGAATATATCCCCTAAAAAAACCTTCATAGCCGCTGCTGCCCTGTTATGCCTGATGGGCTACAACACGGCGCATGGACAGAAAAAAAACTCATTCACGCTCACCTCGCCGAATGGCAAAATAAAGGTGGTACTGCACAATGATTACCGGGCCGGCAATGACTCTGCGGCCTCAGCAGCATTTGATGTATATTACAAAAACGGCGGTAGTTTTGCGCCGGTGATGCAGAACAACCAGTTGGGCCTTTCAACCGCCGACCAGCAGTTTAAAAACATCGACCTTAAAAACGCTGGTTGGGTAAAAAGGCTGAGCGAGAACTACCGTATGCTTACCGGCAAACGCAGCTTATGCACCAACGAAGCTACCGAACAGGCGTTTACCTTTGCCAACGGTGCGGGTAAGCAACTACAGGTTGTTTTTAGGTTATATAATGATGGGGTGGCTTTCAGGTACCAGTTGCAGGCGTCGGGTATGTCGCAGGTTAATGTAAAGGATGAGTATACTACCTACCATATTCCGCAGCAAACGGCCCGCTGGATACAAAAATACGACCCGGCTTATGAGGAGTTTTTTCCGTACAGTACCGATGGTAAAGGTATCAAATCGCAGCAATGGGCCTATCCTGCATTGTTTAAAGCCAATGGTAAGGAGGTATACTACCTACTATCCGAAGCTGGTAATAGCGAAGTGAATGCGGCAGCCCGGCTTATCAATGCCGCCGACTTAAATACTTACAAAGTTACTTATCCCGAACCACGTAAAGACTTTAACCAGCAGGGAGGTATGGCTCCGTTACCCTGGGCATCGCAATGGCATACTATCATTTTAGGGTCGCTGGCTACAGTGGTGCAATCAACTCTGATAAATGATGTAAGCAACCCCAACCAGTTAAAAGACACGAGTTGGATAAAGCCCGGTTCGGTAGCGTGGGTATACTGGGCTTATAACCATGGTTCTAGAGATTATAAGCGGGTAGTGGAATACGTTGATCTGGCTGAGAAAATGACTTGGCCTTATGTACTGATTGATTGGGAATGGGACGTGATGACCAACGGCGGCACTATGGAAGACGCCGTAAAGTACGCCCAATCCAAAGGTATAAAACCTATGCTATGGTATAACTCTGGCACTACCGAGTGGGCAACCGCTACGCCGATCGACCGGATGCGTACCCGCGAGAAACGGCTGAAGGAGTTTGCGTGGCTCAATAAAATTGGCGTGTATGGCGTGAAGATCGATTTTTTTGCCGGCGACCAGCAAGACATGATGAAGCTATACCTGGAGATATTGAAAGATGCGGCGGATCATCACCTGATGGTTGATTTTCATGGTGCTACCATTCCGCGGGGATGGTCGCGCACGTACCCCAACCTCATGACCGTTGAGGCGGTGCGCGGTGCCGAATGGTATAATAATAACGATGAATTAACCAGTAAAGCTGCGGTTCATAACACCACGCTGCCCTTTACCCGTAATGTTGTTGGCCCGATGGATTATACCCCGGTAACGTTTACTAATAGCCAGCATCCGCACACTACCTCATACGGGCACGAACTGGCCTTATCGGTAGTGTTTGAATCGGCTCTGCAAAACTTTGCCGACCGTCCTTCGGCTTTTTACGACCTGCCCGACGACCCCAAAAACTTTCTGAAAACCGTACCCACCGCCTGGGACGAAACCCGCCTGCTGAGCGGTTACCCCGGCAACCATGTGGTTATCGCCCGCCGCAGCGGAAGTAACTGGTATATTGGCGGACTTAATGGGTTGGACAATGCGCAAACCTTACAGTTTAGCCTCAGCTTTTTGAAAACTAAACAAGGTAAATTGACCATCATTAAAGATGGTGATAATGATAAATCGTTTAACACACAAACGCTGTCGGTTACTCCTGGCCAACCCGTTAAGATAGACTGCCTGCCCCGCGGCGGATTTGTAGCGGTGGTAAAGCAATGA
- a CDS encoding alpha-L-fucosidase, giving the protein MDRRRLLKGMAIGLSSMYLPKGYAGQLLNAPYAAGRFKPTWDSLAQYEVPEWFRDAKFGMWAHWGPQCQPEYGDWYAREMYMEGGRKYKHHVEKYGHPSKFGFKDVINEWKAELWDPEELVSLYKKAGAKYFMALANHHDNMDLWDSKYQKWNSVRMGPKKDLIAGWAKAAKNNDLRFAVSVHAAHAWSWMETAQRADKSGPLAGVPYDGKLATADGSGKWWEGEDPQELYAQDHALSKNSQDNGMIHSQWAWGNGVSVPTKAYCEKFYKRTIELLDKYEPDGIYFDDTVLPLWPISDAGLRIAAHMYNTSIKRHGKLEAVLFGKILNEQQRKCMIWDIERGQSNAIEPEPWQTDTCIGNWHYERSLYDNNQYKSAKTVVHTLLDVVSKNGNLMLNIPVRGNGSIDDKERAVVEGIAAWMQRNSESIYGTRPWTVFGEGPTIEGAAPLSAQGFNEGKNKPFTAADFRFTKKGNVLYAAMLDWPVNKQALIKKLALNSVPKVQRVSLLGSDAPLEFTQTTEGLNIQLPEMPQGSIAYVFKINGAIA; this is encoded by the coding sequence ATGGACAGAAGACGTTTATTAAAAGGCATGGCCATCGGTTTATCATCCATGTACCTGCCAAAAGGCTATGCCGGCCAATTGCTTAATGCCCCCTACGCTGCAGGTCGGTTTAAACCCACCTGGGATTCGCTGGCTCAATACGAGGTACCCGAGTGGTTCAGGGATGCAAAATTTGGGATGTGGGCGCACTGGGGGCCGCAATGCCAGCCCGAATACGGCGACTGGTATGCCCGCGAAATGTATATGGAGGGCGGCCGTAAGTATAAGCATCACGTCGAAAAATATGGGCATCCCTCAAAATTTGGTTTTAAAGATGTAATAAACGAGTGGAAAGCCGAACTATGGGACCCTGAAGAGCTGGTGAGCCTTTACAAAAAGGCCGGTGCCAAATACTTTATGGCCTTGGCCAACCACCACGATAACATGGACCTGTGGGACAGTAAGTACCAGAAATGGAACTCGGTGCGCATGGGACCAAAAAAAGATTTGATTGCCGGGTGGGCTAAGGCCGCCAAAAATAACGACCTGCGCTTTGCCGTAAGCGTACATGCCGCCCACGCCTGGAGCTGGATGGAAACCGCCCAGCGTGCCGACAAAAGTGGTCCGCTGGCCGGCGTGCCTTATGATGGTAAACTGGCCACAGCAGATGGCAGCGGCAAATGGTGGGAAGGCGAAGATCCGCAGGAACTATATGCACAAGACCATGCTTTGAGCAAAAACAGCCAGGATAACGGTATGATACATAGCCAGTGGGCCTGGGGCAACGGTGTGTCGGTACCCACTAAAGCTTATTGCGAAAAGTTTTATAAACGTACCATTGAGCTGTTAGATAAATATGAACCCGATGGTATTTACTTTGATGATACCGTGTTGCCGTTGTGGCCCATCAGCGACGCCGGTTTGCGCATTGCCGCCCACATGTATAATACCAGCATTAAACGCCACGGCAAACTCGAAGCCGTGTTATTTGGCAAAATACTGAATGAACAGCAGCGCAAGTGCATGATCTGGGATATCGAGCGCGGCCAAAGTAACGCCATTGAGCCCGAGCCTTGGCAAACCGATACCTGCATCGGCAACTGGCACTACGAACGCTCGTTGTATGACAATAACCAGTATAAAAGCGCCAAAACGGTAGTGCACACCCTGCTTGATGTGGTGAGTAAGAACGGTAACCTGATGCTCAACATTCCGGTGCGGGGCAACGGTAGTATTGACGATAAAGAACGCGCTGTAGTTGAAGGTATTGCTGCCTGGATGCAGCGCAACAGCGAAAGCATTTACGGTACCCGTCCCTGGACAGTCTTTGGTGAGGGCCCGACTATTGAAGGCGCTGCCCCCCTGAGTGCCCAGGGCTTTAACGAGGGTAAAAACAAACCCTTTACCGCAGCCGATTTCAGGTTTACCAAAAAGGGCAACGTATTGTACGCCGCCATGCTGGACTGGCCCGTTAATAAACAGGCACTCATCAAAAAGCTGGCTTTAAACAGTGTGCCCAAAGTACAAAGGGTAAGCCTGCTGGGCAGCGATGCACCGCTGGAGTTTACCCAAACCACTGAAGGCTTGAACATCCAACTGCCCGAAATGCCTCAGGGTTCAATCGCTTACGTATTTAAAATAAATGGTGCGATAGCCTAA
- the rlmF gene encoding 23S rRNA (adenine(1618)-N(6))-methyltransferase RlmF, translated as MTNPPAPADKTNLHPRNLHRGRYPFNELTKALPALRQYLTRNEQNEPTINFTDPEAVKVLNQALLKHYYKITSWDIPEGFLCPPIPGRADYLHYLADVLAEGNNDTIPTGAGVKVLDVGVGANCIYPLLGHQAYGWNFVGTEADYIAAAWAQKTVDTNGLNKAIQIRKQTSYNHIFEGIIKPGEKFDITMCNPPFHSSSREVKEKSQRKWEKLGQDTAAGLNFGGRNNELWCEGGEPRFLNKMMSESKQFAGQCKWFSSLISQKTTLPGCYKSLDYLGAAEVKTIPMSQGQKVSRILVWRF; from the coding sequence ATGACCAACCCTCCTGCTCCGGCCGATAAAACCAACCTGCACCCGCGCAACCTGCACCGCGGACGCTACCCGTTTAACGAGCTTACCAAAGCTCTGCCCGCCCTGCGCCAATATCTTACCCGCAACGAGCAAAACGAGCCGACCATCAATTTTACCGACCCCGAAGCCGTAAAAGTGCTAAACCAGGCTTTGCTGAAGCACTATTACAAAATTACCTCGTGGGACATCCCCGAGGGATTTTTATGTCCGCCTATACCTGGCCGCGCCGATTACCTGCATTACCTGGCCGATGTACTGGCCGAGGGAAACAACGACACCATCCCTACCGGCGCCGGCGTAAAGGTGCTCGACGTAGGCGTGGGCGCTAACTGCATTTACCCTTTACTGGGCCACCAGGCTTACGGCTGGAACTTTGTGGGTACCGAGGCCGACTACATTGCCGCCGCCTGGGCACAAAAAACGGTGGATACCAATGGCCTTAACAAGGCTATCCAAATCCGCAAGCAAACGTCGTACAACCATATTTTTGAGGGCATCATTAAGCCCGGCGAAAAATTCGACATCACCATGTGTAATCCGCCCTTCCATTCGTCATCGCGCGAGGTGAAAGAAAAATCGCAGCGCAAGTGGGAAAAGCTGGGTCAGGACACGGCTGCAGGCCTCAACTTTGGCGGCCGCAACAACGAGTTATGGTGCGAAGGCGGCGAACCGCGTTTTTTAAATAAAATGATGAGCGAAAGCAAGCAGTTTGCCGGTCAGTGCAAATGGTTTTCGTCGCTTATTTCCCAAAAAACCACCCTGCCGGGCTGCTACAAATCGCTCGACTACCTGGGCGCTGCCGAAGTCAAAACCATTCCCATGTCGCAAGGCCAAAAGGTAAGCCGCATTTTGGTGTGGAGATTCTAG
- a CDS encoding KTSC domain-containing protein encodes MKKIVDYRKLLNVTKDADLQELKSVYRGLMKTWHPDRFQDDAAKLEAEEKSKTVIEAYHFLVSIAPETRAQTFSDYTLTTTTAAIEDFDYQRQVLTVNFTDGNTYEYFDVPKAVYVKFINADSPGRFARRHIFSDYLYRSTSRLVATA; translated from the coding sequence ATGAAAAAGATTGTTGATTACCGCAAACTGTTAAATGTAACCAAAGATGCGGACTTGCAGGAATTAAAATCTGTTTACCGCGGCCTGATGAAAACCTGGCACCCCGACCGCTTTCAGGATGATGCCGCCAAATTAGAAGCCGAAGAAAAAAGTAAGACGGTGATTGAGGCTTATCATTTTTTAGTAAGCATTGCACCCGAAACGCGGGCTCAAACCTTTTCTGATTATACTTTAACAACTACCACTGCTGCCATCGAAGATTTTGACTATCAGCGCCAGGTGCTTACCGTAAACTTTACCGACGGCAATACCTACGAGTATTTTGATGTGCCTAAAGCGGTATATGTTAAATTTATTAATGCCGACTCGCCGGGCAGATTTGCCCGCAGACATATTTTTAGTGACTATTTATACAGAAGCACCAGCAGGTTGGTTGCTACGGCATAA
- a CDS encoding KUP/HAK/KT family potassium transporter produces the protein MNSPHLRKLSGAGILVTLGIIFGDIGTSPLYTFQTLLKEGGRADQFLVLGAISCVFWTLTLQTTFKYIIITLQADNRGEGGIFSLFALVRRYGKKLMIPAIIGAGTLLADGIITPPISVTSAIEGLSLVPSLSKHFVPGNDLILGIVIGIIFLLFIFQQFGTNVVGKAFGPVMLIWFIMLGFVGTMQVAHYPQIFKALNPIYAWDLLTQHPNGFWLLGAVFLCTTGAEALYSDLGHCGRKNIQVSWIFVKICLVLNYLGQGAWVLTQNKYHTFEGVNPFFEIVPHAFLLPAIGIATLATIIASQALISGSFTLISEAMSMNFWPRVTVKYPSNIRGQIYIPSINWILCFGCIAVALYFKTSESMTAAYGFSITIAMLMTTVLMYYFMRYVKHWPAWLVIIILCVFLSVEFSFFVANAVKIVKRLFFLVFEVGLIFTMYIWYKARKINNRFLNFVDLKDYIPMLQAISIDQGIPKFATHLIYLTKANSSKQIEQKIMHSILSRKPKRADVYWFVHIERTDEPYTLEYMVEELEEDKVIRLEFRIGFRIQPRVNVLFRKAVEEMIARGELDITSRYESLRGYNLPADFQFVIFEKFLSYNNNFSLSEGFILNSYFAIKQLAQGDAKAFGLDTSETRVEKIPMIVNPLSSLKLKRIEVGK, from the coding sequence ATGAACAGTCCTCATCTCAGAAAACTTTCGGGTGCCGGCATACTCGTAACCTTGGGTATCATCTTCGGCGACATCGGCACCTCGCCCCTCTACACCTTTCAAACATTGTTAAAAGAAGGCGGCCGCGCCGACCAGTTTCTGGTGCTGGGTGCCATTTCGTGCGTATTTTGGACGCTTACCCTACAAACTACCTTTAAATACATCATCATTACCTTACAGGCCGACAACCGCGGCGAGGGCGGCATCTTTTCGCTTTTTGCCCTGGTGCGCCGTTATGGTAAAAAACTCATGATTCCGGCCATTATTGGTGCCGGCACCTTGCTGGCCGACGGTATTATCACCCCGCCCATCTCGGTAACCTCGGCCATTGAGGGTTTAAGTTTGGTACCCTCGCTCAGCAAGCACTTTGTACCCGGCAACGATCTGATTTTAGGCATTGTGATAGGCATTATTTTTCTGCTGTTCATCTTTCAGCAGTTTGGCACCAACGTGGTGGGCAAGGCTTTTGGGCCGGTAATGCTCATCTGGTTTATTATGCTGGGGTTTGTAGGCACTATGCAAGTGGCACATTACCCACAGATATTTAAAGCACTAAATCCCATCTATGCCTGGGATTTACTGACCCAGCACCCTAATGGTTTCTGGTTGTTGGGCGCAGTGTTTTTGTGTACCACCGGCGCCGAAGCGCTATACTCCGACCTGGGCCATTGCGGGCGTAAAAATATACAGGTGAGCTGGATATTTGTAAAGATATGCCTGGTGCTTAACTACCTTGGCCAGGGCGCATGGGTATTAACCCAAAACAAATATCATACGTTTGAGGGCGTTAACCCATTTTTTGAAATTGTACCCCACGCCTTTTTACTGCCTGCCATTGGCATAGCTACATTGGCTACCATTATTGCCAGCCAGGCGCTCATCAGCGGGTCGTTTACATTAATCAGCGAGGCCATGAGCATGAATTTCTGGCCACGTGTTACGGTGAAGTATCCAAGCAATATCCGCGGACAAATCTATATCCCGAGCATCAACTGGATTTTATGCTTTGGATGTATCGCGGTAGCGCTTTACTTTAAAACGTCCGAGTCTATGACGGCAGCTTACGGTTTTTCCATCACCATTGCCATGCTGATGACTACCGTGTTAATGTATTACTTTATGCGCTACGTAAAGCACTGGCCGGCCTGGTTGGTTATCATCATCCTGTGTGTGTTTTTGAGCGTGGAGTTCTCGTTCTTTGTGGCCAATGCGGTTAAAATCGTTAAACGGTTATTCTTCCTGGTGTTTGAGGTGGGATTAATTTTTACCATGTACATCTGGTACAAGGCCCGCAAAATTAACAACCGGTTCCTCAACTTTGTAGATCTTAAAGATTATATCCCGATGCTGCAGGCCATAAGCATCGACCAGGGCATCCCTAAGTTTGCTACGCATTTAATTTATTTAACCAAGGCCAACAGCAGCAAGCAGATTGAGCAAAAAATAATGCACTCCATCCTGAGCCGCAAGCCTAAACGGGCTGACGTTTACTGGTTTGTACACATTGAACGTACCGACGAACCCTACACGCTCGAATACATGGTAGAAGAACTGGAAGAAGATAAAGTGATTCGCCTGGAATTCAGGATTGGTTTTAGGATCCAGCCAAGGGTTAATGTGCTGTTCCGCAAGGCGGTTGAAGAAATGATTGCCCGCGGCGAACTGGACATTACCAGCCGTTATGAATCACTGAGAGGCTACAATCTGCCGGCAGATTTCCAGTTTGTTATTTTCGAGAAATTCCTGTCGTACAATAATAACTTTAGCCTGAGCGAAGGTTTTATCCTGAACAGCTATTTTGCCATCAAACAGCTGGCTCAGGGCGACGCCAAAGCCTTCGGCCTCGACACCAGCGAAACCCGCGTAGAAAAAATCCCGATGATTGTAAACCCGCTAAGCAGTCTTAAACTGAAACGGATTGAGGTTGGGAAGTGA
- a CDS encoding glycoside hydrolase 43 family protein, with the protein MLRNIAFSAALLCLSQTSTFSQTQPTAPQWGSWTQWGDQRDGTYHNPVLPGDYSDIDCIRVGNDYYAVSSTFQYSPGFVILHSKDMVNWRILSHAVNDISTISPAMNYTQMDRYGRGVWAGAIRYHKNRFWIYFGDPDEGYFMTSATRPEGPWAPLKPVLAEKGWDDCCPFWDDDGQAYLVGTNFADSYKIHLFKMSVDGATIDRASDKVIYQSHGSEANKLYKINGYYYHLFSEVRNNVRVLMMERAKNIWGPYEGPQQLSEGQPQFNEPNQGGLVQSQAGRWYFLIHHGSGDWSGRVASLLPVTWLNGWPIIGKPNAAGIGEMVWQAPMPVKGTQKVVPQSSDEFSAATVSSQWEWNYQPRAGKWSLSQRKGWLRLHAFKPLKNDLLHAGNTITQRSYRATANEATVKLDLSGMANGQRAGLSHFGSPYYAALGIICTSQGKQLEFFTKDAVTSGAFIKGNTLWLRSVWGLDGKSNFTYSTDGKTFKSIGETYQLQWASYRGDRLAIYNFNNVQDAGYIDVDYFRYQYNH; encoded by the coding sequence ATGCTCCGTAACATCGCCTTTTCCGCTGCTCTACTTTGTTTGTCGCAAACCTCTACCTTCAGCCAAACCCAACCTACAGCACCGCAATGGGGAAGCTGGACGCAGTGGGGCGACCAGCGCGACGGCACTTACCATAATCCGGTTTTGCCCGGCGATTATAGCGACATTGACTGCATCCGCGTAGGTAATGATTATTACGCCGTGTCATCTACGTTTCAATACTCCCCGGGCTTCGTCATTCTGCACTCTAAGGATATGGTGAACTGGCGCATATTGAGCCACGCGGTTAATGATATTTCAACCATATCGCCGGCCATGAATTATACCCAGATGGACCGCTATGGCCGGGGTGTTTGGGCCGGGGCCATCCGCTACCATAAAAACCGTTTCTGGATTTACTTTGGCGACCCCGACGAGGGCTATTTCATGACGTCAGCCACGCGGCCCGAGGGCCCTTGGGCGCCGCTTAAACCTGTGCTGGCTGAGAAGGGCTGGGACGATTGCTGCCCTTTTTGGGACGATGACGGGCAAGCCTACCTGGTGGGCACCAATTTTGCCGACAGCTACAAAATCCACCTTTTTAAAATGTCGGTCGATGGAGCCACGATTGACAGGGCATCCGACAAAGTGATTTATCAGTCGCACGGCAGTGAGGCCAACAAGTTGTATAAAATTAACGGCTACTATTACCATCTTTTTAGCGAAGTGCGCAACAATGTGCGGGTGCTGATGATGGAACGCGCCAAAAACATCTGGGGGCCGTATGAGGGCCCGCAGCAGCTGAGCGAGGGGCAGCCGCAGTTTAACGAGCCCAACCAGGGCGGCCTCGTGCAATCCCAGGCTGGCCGATGGTACTTTTTAATCCACCACGGTTCGGGCGACTGGTCGGGCCGCGTAGCGAGCCTGCTGCCCGTTACCTGGCTTAACGGCTGGCCTATCATCGGCAAACCTAACGCTGCCGGCATAGGCGAAATGGTTTGGCAGGCACCCATGCCGGTAAAAGGCACGCAAAAAGTGGTTCCGCAGTCGTCAGACGAGTTTAGCGCTGCCACTGTGAGCTCCCAGTGGGAATGGAACTACCAGCCCCGGGCTGGTAAATGGTCGTTATCGCAACGCAAGGGCTGGCTCAGGCTGCATGCGTTTAAGCCGCTCAAAAACGATTTGCTGCACGCCGGCAATACCATTACCCAACGCAGTTACCGCGCCACCGCCAACGAGGCTACGGTAAAACTCGACCTGAGCGGCATGGCCAACGGGCAACGGGCAGGGCTGTCGCACTTTGGTTCGCCTTATTATGCTGCGTTGGGCATAATATGCACCAGCCAGGGTAAACAGTTAGAGTTTTTTACCAAGGATGCTGTTACCAGCGGCGCTTTCATCAAAGGCAATACCCTTTGGCTGCGCAGCGTTTGGGGGCTTGATGGTAAAAGTAACTTCACTTATAGTACTGATGGTAAGACGTTTAAATCTATTGGTGAAACCTATCAGTTACAATGGGCATCCTACCGTGGCGACCGATTGGCCATTTATAATTTTAATAACGTGCAGGATGCCGGCTATATTGATGTTGATTATTTTCGTTACCAGTACAACCACTAA